From the Cystobacter ferrugineus genome, the window CGGTCGTCGTCGGAGTGGACATAGCGTTGACGGCAAGCTTGGGAGGTTGAGCCCGAACGGGCGCCACGCTGGCCTGGACAACAGATTGCAACGGCTCCCATGGGATCGCCACTTCGTTCCCCCGAAAATCCCAGTCGGTAGAGAGGGTCCAGGCCAACTCCGGAGATGGTCTTTCCAGGCCAACCATCCCGGTCGTTCCTCCTGCGCCATCTCCGAGCCTCCAGAACCCGAGATTCACGGCCACCGCGCCCACCGTCACCAGGGCCGCCACGAGCCCCAGCAACCACCGGGCGCGACGCGGGTGGGTAGCCATGGACGGGGCGAGCTGCTCACGTCCTGGGAGCACTGGGGGCGCTACGGCGGGCGGCTCTTGCTCCCCCAGCGGCGCCACGTCACGCGGAGCGTCCACCGTTGGGGTTCGGTCCTGGTCCTCATCCATGGCGACGGGCTCGGCGTGCTCGGCCTGTTCGGAGGACGGAGGGTCATCCTTCGGGGGCACCTGTCCACGGCGCGGACGCCACTTCCCGGCCTTGTTGTACGCGCGCAGCACCTCGTTAGGTTCCCTCAATGCCGGGTCATCAACCGTGGTGGTGAGCTGGGCATCGTTGGGATCGAACAGCGGCACATCCCACGCCGGGTCATCATCAGCCGCCTTTAGAGCACCTTCCAACGCCGCGCACAGCTCGGGGACATTTGGGTAGCGCTCAGCAGGCCATTCCGACAGCATCTTCATGCACACGCGCGAAAGGGCCACCGGCACACGAGGGTTGACCACGTGGGGAGCCGGGGGGCGCTGGTGAAGGATCCTTTCGTGTAGTTCCTTCCGTTCGCCGCTGGGGGGAAGCTCACCAAAAGGAAGCTCGTCTGTCAGGATCCAATAAAGTGTCACCCCCAAGGCCCAAAGCTCGTCAAGCACTCCGAATTCGTAACGTTCCGCGCCGTTCGGGTTGCCACGCTCAAAGCGCAGCGGCTCAGGCGCCCTGAACTCTTCGGTTCCCGGTGGGATACGTGAGCCCGTTAGACAGACAGCGCCAACCAGCGAGGCAATCCCAAAATCAATCAGGACAGGCCGCTCTGCCGCGCCACGAA encodes:
- a CDS encoding serine/threonine protein kinase yields the protein MARHPGIGETIGEYKVVELLGVGGLGVVFKVERAGRAFAMKFLSVDRLDGRAKREIAILNHLTHPCVVRYIGSDYWPDPVTGHPFIIMEHVPGPTLDAYALKHNPSARKATRIILDVARTLGEVHAEGVFHRDLKPSNIIIRGAAERPVLIDFGIASLVGAVCLTGSRIPPGTEEFRAPEPLRFERGNPNGAERYEFGVLDELWALGVTLYWILTDELPFGELPPSGERKELHERILHQRPPAPHVVNPRVPVALSRVCMKMLSEWPAERYPNVPELCAALEGALKAADDDPAWDVPLFDPNDAQLTTTVDDPALREPNEVLRAYNKAGKWRPRRGQVPPKDDPPSSEQAEHAEPVAMDEDQDRTPTVDAPRDVAPLGEQEPPAVAPPVLPGREQLAPSMATHPRRARWLLGLVAALVTVGAVAVNLGFWRLGDGAGGTTGMVGLERPSPELAWTLSTDWDFRGNEVAIPWEPLQSVVQASVAPVRAQPPKLAVNAMSTPTTTETSRSQKQRTGLRLPLKGGTMAAALLAGCTGVGCTATNNQVRPEPPAISCPQDWRKTHEQFDVEFGTNIATVKRYKGEPGEVVRVKDGRVTLQVGISGRVGKLPVGTLLLGQWQLGDNRLFGTFTEAKIPGVGTVPVCLVAGLKVLTGYVDEHGKNFDCPSGLGVCLDPGSTPGNVKTHTRVYLIEPVGQP